GACACTATTAATCAAAGCATCAATGTCAACTTATTGGTACAAATCCAGCAAATTATCAATAAAACCGAAGCCGATACAAATAGCGACAAGCTAGATAACAATAAACTAAAATCTGAGCTGACTGACCGCACCACCCTTGCGTTTGATGAATTAGATAAAACGGTTTATCCAACGTGGCTGGTGGGCATATTTGTTGGCGCATCTTGTGCCGCGTTTGCCAATCTTAATGGCGGCAGTTGGTCGATTACCGCCGTAACATTTATCGCTGGTATGGTAGCGATGTTCACCCGCATTTATCTGGCCAAGCACCACTTCAATCCCTTTATCACGGTCATTGTGACGGCTTTTATCGCCTCTTTGATTGGGGCGACGACTTACTATTTTGATATTGGTAATAATGCCGATATTGCCGTTGCCTCTAGCGTTCTACTGCTGGTGCCAAGCTTTCCTTTGATTAACTCTTTCTCAGACATCTTAAAGGGCTATGTCAATATTGGGATTGGACGTGCGGTTTTTACTTATATGTTGACCTTGTCCGCGTGCGTTGGCATCGTGATGGCGCTGGTTTTACTTCGCATACAGCACTGGGGGTTTTGACATGTGGTTCATTGATACCGTGGTATTGTCATGTATCATTACCCTTGGTTGGACGCTTATGTTCAGCGTACCCAAACGCTATATTCTACCTTGTTTGCTGATGACCGCGTTTGGGTTCGGGCTAAAAACAGCGCTTGTCTATCAGCACATACATCTCGTGGTAGCCAGCTTTTTTGGAGCGATGCTTGCCAGCTTTTTGGGGGTGTACTTTTCTAAAAAATATACCCTACCACCCAAAGCATTAATCTCACCAAGCGTCATCTGTATGATGCCAGGTATCGCCGCTTATAAGGCGATGGTCAGTATGGTGCAGATTGGCTATTTTGGCTTTTCGGACGAATTATTTAGCCAAATGATGGTGTATTTGTTTGAGGCGTTGTTTGTGACCTCAGGATTGGTGCTGGGTTTGTCCATTCCTGGGCTGTTATTTTATAGACGTCGTGCCATTGTATAGCTGAGTCTAGAGGCTAGCTGCCACAGCTTTACGATAAAAACCTTGTAAGATTTATTATTATACCCATTACCATAGAGTTCAAAATTGTACCAAAACTTAATAAAGAGACATAACAATGACAAAACATTATGATTATATTTCCATTGGCGGCGGTAGCGGCGGTATTGCTTCGATCAATCGAGCCGCGAGCTATGGCAAAAAATGCGCCATTATCGAAGCTGACCAATTGGGCGGCACCTGCGTAAACTGGGGCTGCGTACCTAAAAAGGTGATGTGGTATGGGGCACAAGTTGCCGAAGCCATCGAAAAATATGCGCCTGATTATGGCTTTGACGTGGAAGTAAAAGGCTTTGATTTTCAAAAGCTGGTCAATAGTCGTCAACAGTATATCCAAAACATTCACCGCTCTTATGATAATAACTTGGCGAAAAATGGCGTTGAAGTGATAAAGGGTTTTGCCAAATTTATCGATACCAATACGGTCGAGGTTAATGGCGAACACATTACCGCTGACCATATTTTGATTGCTACAGGCGGTCACCCTATTCTTCCTAATATCAAAGGCGCAGAACACGGTATTGATTCTGATGGATTTTTTAGGTTAAACCATTTGCCAAAACGTGTGGCTATCGTCGGCGCAGGATATATCGCTGTTGAGATCGCGGGCGTACTTAACAGTCTAGGCGCTGAGGTGCATTTGTATGTTCGTCAGCATTCACCGCTACGCTCATTTGATCATACTATCGTCGAGGCCTTGCTGATAGAAATGGAGCAAGACGGCATTCAACTGCATACTGAAACCACCCTTACTGAAGTCAATAAGAATGAAGATGGCAGTTTAGAGTTATGTACCAAAGATGGCGCTCTTGATACCGTAGATTGCTTGATTTGGGCGATTGGTCGCGCGCCTTCCACCGATACTATCAACTTGGATGTCACAGGCGTTGAGACGACGGACAACGGCAAAATCAAAGTCGATAAGTTCCAAAATACTAATGTTGAAGGCATTTATGCGGTTGGCGATATTATTGAGAACAGTATTGATTTGACGCCAGTGGCTATCGCGGCGGGTCGTAGGTTGTCTGAGCGCTTGTTTAATGACAAAACCGATGAGCATTTAGTTTATGATCTTATCCCGACGGTTATCTTTACCCACCCTGCTATCGGCACTATTGGCTTGTCTGAGATTGACGCTATCAATCATCATGGCAAGGACAATATCAAATGCTACACCTCGACATTTACCTCTATGTATAGCGCGGTGACTCAGCATCGTCAAAAGTGCGTGATGAAGCTAGTGTGCTTAGGAGATGATGAAAAAGTTATCGGTTTGCATGGTATTGGTTATGGTGTTGATGAGATGATTCAAGGCTTTGCGGTGGCGATAAAAATGGGCGCGACTAAGGCTGACTTTGATGATACCGTTGCTATTCATCCTACAGGTTCGGAAGAATTTGTGACGATGCGTTAGATAGACTGGGTGCTATTAGAAGAAAGGCTATTCTTGACGGAATAGCCTTTTTTATTGCCTATTTTTTATTTAGTGCAAAGTCACATACAGACAGCACAATCATGATGCTGCTATGATGCGTTTAATAATGACCGTTGCGAGATGACTGTGTGGCAGGTATACCTTTTTATATTACCGATTGGTTTAGGCATCATGACCTTGGCAGCAAGCTTATTGTTTTTATTTGCTTACCTGATGTCTGATGACAATGCCACGCGCTTGCCTGCTTTCAACTGGTTTAAGCGTTTAATTATTGTGGCATTTGTTCTGCTAAGCATTGGCTTGTTTATGACCTTTGGGCATTTTTGGGGTTAGCTCAAGTTTGATATAGATAAAGTTAACCTTTAAGCGTTAACGATTTTCTCTAACTCTAACAACTCTAAATCCTGACGTTTTGGTTCGCCATTATTGCCATCATATGGAAATGGCATCTTATTACCATTCAACTGATAACCACGGCGCTGATAGTAAGCCAATAGCTCAGGGCGATGGCTTAAAATAGACATAGTAAGACGGGTTGGTTGGCTGTTACTTTTTAAATGTCTTTCAGCGAAAGTTTCAGCGGCTTGTAATATTACATTACCAACGCCCTGCCCCTGCAGCTCTGGATGTACGGCAAACATACCAATATAAGCTTTGTTATCATTGTCAGTCCTATTAAGGTCGCTCTTATTTGTATTGTCATCAACTTTTATATCGACTGCAATACAACCCAACAGCTCACCGGTTTCATCTGCATCGCGTTCGCCAGTCGTCGTTTTTGGATAAATGAACAGATAGTGTTTTGGATTGGCAATGATGCTTGCCAGCTCAGCTTGAGTGATACGAATGCCACCGACGAGATCTGCTTCATTGGTCCAGCCTTCCGTCTCACGATAGCAGCGGTTGAGCAGCTGTTCGAGTGCGTCAATATCATCCGCTTCTGCTTGTCGTAAAAATACTGATTCTCTATTCAAGTGGTTTTTGCCTGTCTGTTCTTTATTTATCTGTTCTTTATTCATGAAACTGGTCGTCCTTTTCCGTCTATTTAGTATAAAAGGCTATATAATAAAAGGCTGATCTAAATTAATAGACCAGCCTTTATAGTAAACCTTATAACCCTCTAAATGCTAGCGTGATAATGCCTGCGCTTGGTCAATGAGATTAAATCCTACATTAATTTGTGCGCGCGTTGGCCCATGACCACGGCGAAGTAGCTCAGAAAAAGCGACCAGCTCTTTATCACGCCCTAACGTGCTAGCAGCACTCGCACGCGTATCTTCCCCATCGTCATCAAAGTAATATTCAATATAATCTAGCGTATCTGGCGAGCCAAACAAGATATTGTTATCTGGCGAGGCGGCGTAGCCGCTATAGCGTAGGCTTTTGCCATATTGTGCGGTCCAAAAGAAAGGAATACGTTCCTCTAGCGTGTTGACGTTGTCTTGATTTAAGATAGCTGCTGCTGTCACGATACCGTGTTGCAGAGCCACCCGCCAATGCTCAATACGCATACGTCCCATTTGGTTGGTCGCTTTGGCAATATCACCCAGCGCATAGACGCCATCACGCAGTTGTAGATGCTCATCCACTTGCACGCCATCCGGAGCGTTCACCTCATTTAACATCTCGGTACGTGGTGCGACACCTGTACCTAAAATGACAACATCTGCTGCAATCGTACTGCCATCTGATAGTTTTACACCGCTGACTTTACTACCTTCTCCATTGATTTCATCAACACCCGCGCCAAATACGAACTTCACCCCTTTTTCTTCGTGGAGTTTGATGAGCGCATTACTCACCGTTTCAGAGACGATATTGCTCATGACGCGGCGGCTGCGCCCAATAACGGTGACAGATGCTGCCTTCCCCGCTTCCGTTAAAGCAGACGCTGCTTCCATGCCGATAAAGCCTGTGCCTACAATGACGACATGCTTGTTATCACTGGCCGCTTTGATGTCTTTGGCATCATCCATGCTGCGTAGCGTATAGACACCATCCAAATCAGCACCTTCAAAAGGCGGTATCTTAGGCTCAGCACCTGTCGCTACCACTAGGAAGTCCGCAGTTTGCTGTTCACTATTACCACTCTCATCTTTCATCACAATAGTACGCTCATTGGGTAATACTTCGCTGACGGTTTGGTTTAAGCGTAGTTCGATATTATTTTTACTGGCCCACTCGCTGCCGCCAAGCATCAGATATTTCTCTTCCATTTTTCCTGCCAAAAATGCTTTC
The nucleotide sequence above comes from Psychrobacter sp. P2G3. Encoded proteins:
- a CDS encoding threonine/serine exporter family protein, with protein sequence MTSISYVQQQRITRLCVRCGLLLMQYGAESAVVVDLSKRLGFALGMSSVECSLNFNAITLTTICNERCITTTRDTINQSINVNLLVQIQQIINKTEADTNSDKLDNNKLKSELTDRTTLAFDELDKTVYPTWLVGIFVGASCAAFANLNGGSWSITAVTFIAGMVAMFTRIYLAKHHFNPFITVIVTAFIASLIGATTYYFDIGNNADIAVASSVLLLVPSFPLINSFSDILKGYVNIGIGRAVFTYMLTLSACVGIVMALVLLRIQHWGF
- a CDS encoding FAD-dependent oxidoreductase, which gives rise to MSQVNNNQADNKIAAKNLVTINKSDIPSGGMKSYKQDDDSIILITRDEDEFFAFDGKCPHVGADLGDGMRCGNRVVCPWHHGSFDSRDGTLLEPVAMRGLTQYELTDEGDSLTVNTSAKIDKRVENDKLTDTHTIIVGGGGAGFMTANQLRHTGYGGKITLISKDDKAPYNRPLLSKAFLAGKMEEKYLMLGGSEWASKNNIELRLNQTVSEVLPNERTIVMKDESGNSEQQTADFLVVATGAEPKIPPFEGADLDGVYTLRSMDDAKDIKAASDNKHVVIVGTGFIGMEAASALTEAGKAASVTVIGRSRRVMSNIVSETVSNALIKLHEEKGVKFVFGAGVDEINGEGSKVSGVKLSDGSTIAADVVILGTGVAPRTEMLNEVNAPDGVQVDEHLQLRDGVYALGDIAKATNQMGRMRIEHWRVALQHGIVTAAAILNQDNVNTLEERIPFFWTAQYGKSLRYSGYAASPDNNILFGSPDTLDYIEYYFDDDGEDTRASAASTLGRDKELVAFSELLRRGHGPTRAQINVGFNLIDQAQALSR
- a CDS encoding threonine/serine exporter family protein; its protein translation is MWFIDTVVLSCIITLGWTLMFSVPKRYILPCLLMTAFGFGLKTALVYQHIHLVVASFFGAMLASFLGVYFSKKYTLPPKALISPSVICMMPGIAAYKAMVSMVQIGYFGFSDELFSQMMVYLFEALFVTSGLVLGLSIPGLLFYRRRAIV
- a CDS encoding GNAT family N-acetyltransferase, producing the protein MNKEQINKEQTGKNHLNRESVFLRQAEADDIDALEQLLNRCYRETEGWTNEADLVGGIRITQAELASIIANPKHYLFIYPKTTTGERDADETGELLGCIAVDIKVDDNTNKSDLNRTDNDNKAYIGMFAVHPELQGQGVGNVILQAAETFAERHLKSNSQPTRLTMSILSHRPELLAYYQRRGYQLNGNKMPFPYDGNNGEPKRQDLELLELEKIVNA
- the gorA gene encoding glutathione-disulfide reductase, which produces MTKHYDYISIGGGSGGIASINRAASYGKKCAIIEADQLGGTCVNWGCVPKKVMWYGAQVAEAIEKYAPDYGFDVEVKGFDFQKLVNSRQQYIQNIHRSYDNNLAKNGVEVIKGFAKFIDTNTVEVNGEHITADHILIATGGHPILPNIKGAEHGIDSDGFFRLNHLPKRVAIVGAGYIAVEIAGVLNSLGAEVHLYVRQHSPLRSFDHTIVEALLIEMEQDGIQLHTETTLTEVNKNEDGSLELCTKDGALDTVDCLIWAIGRAPSTDTINLDVTGVETTDNGKIKVDKFQNTNVEGIYAVGDIIENSIDLTPVAIAAGRRLSERLFNDKTDEHLVYDLIPTVIFTHPAIGTIGLSEIDAINHHGKDNIKCYTSTFTSMYSAVTQHRQKCVMKLVCLGDDEKVIGLHGIGYGVDEMIQGFAVAIKMGATKADFDDTVAIHPTGSEEFVTMR